The Leopardus geoffroyi isolate Oge1 chromosome C3, O.geoffroyi_Oge1_pat1.0, whole genome shotgun sequence genomic interval AGAGtaaatttccaaaaaataagagtGAAGTAAACTTTCCtcttccctcactcactctcaaagatatattttacagttttcaggtACCAGCTACTGAaggaattttgattttattaaatccaTTATAGCTTCCAATTAACCATTTTTCTACACTGACTTAATAAGTTAGTTAATATTAACAGAACCTTTTTTATTCGTAGGGTAAATGGGGGGTTATGAAATCTTAGAAATTTTGAGAGATTCTGTAAAAATCAGTTAATTTAGTCTCTTACAAGTTGGGACACTATTTTTTGTATCACTCATAATTACTCAGTGATATTTCCTTGcttctgtgtgcgtgtgtgtgtgtgtgtgtgtgtgtgtgatagagtGAGAGAGATCACTATTTCTTGAGGTGGCCCATCATGCATTGTTTTCAAATACACTTCAGCTTTAGATGATATCAAATAGGGCTCCAATGAACTGTACTCCTCAGTCCACTGGATTTTTGAAAATCCGCTGAGCCAGTGAtttgcatttgtgttttcatCATAACCTATCtggtatgtcttttatttcctttaatttgttttaaggttttgttttgtggttttgtcttgtttttttgttttttgttttggggggaagaCATTAAAGCTACAACAGTGGTTTCTTATTCATGCTGCAGCAAATTTACACTCATTGATTACATGTAAATATGTGTTACAGGTAACAAGATGGGCAGGATTCAGTCATCACATcaactgcatatatttaaaaaccatagTAAGAAGCTCACATTTTTCATTCCACACCAGATTTATTCTCCTTAGAGTGAAGCAGATCTGGGCGTCAAGGTGGCTGTCCTGCTCTTCAGGTTTACAAACTTCAGTTATGTACTTCAACCCTCCAAGCAAtaggtttcttcatttataagtGAAAGACAATAATACCTCTCTTACggggttgctgtgaggattaagtgagacaCTGTGTGTGTGACAATGGCCATTTTGTCTCCCAATATCAGCCTCCCCGAGTGGTGCCGTTTTAGTTGGCACAAGGCTTATCACCTAAAGACTGCTTTGCAGGGTCCCTGGGAACTAGAGGCAGGCATATGCTAAAATTCAAGTCAATGGATGACTACCAGATTGTTttaggagagagaaggcagggttTCTCTTGGTCCAGCCACTGTGTTAAGGGTTTCCTTTTTTACCATTTATCCTGTATCTTGATTGgtaaaacaaacatgttttatgTTAAAATACATCTTCAAATATAGGCAGGATTACAAGGAATAGCCAGTCAGCCTCGGAATGACTATAATTTTCTAAGCTTAAGATAGAGGTGTATTTAACTGTGGGCCAAAAAGATGCTTCTTAGCCACTGGATATCCACAAGTgattcttcaaataaatatttcctattttatagcaactgctttatttttctaacttgCAAGTTtgaaattgataaaaaaaaaatggttcattTTACACTGATCTGGAATTGCTGATCTACCTACCATTCTTAGTCACAAAAGAACACTCAGTTCTGCATCACATCACAATGAAGCAATTATTTACAGATTTAAATTAATATCGAGACAACAAATGAAAGTAGTACATAAGATTCAACTGGTTCCAGAGCAGTGCAAGGGAAGTTGGAAAAATATACTATACAAACATATTGAAACTCAGATATACATTATTTGCATCTGAAAGTTttaaacaatagcaacaacaaacaaaatgagcATATAAACAAGAAAAGAGGATACCATCTTACAACAGCACCATGAAGAAGGCTTGGCTAAGAGTTTGCCAAAAGTACTATCCTGAGTTATTTTAAGACCGACAAGTTTTCACATTTACGCAGTGCCATTCGGGAGTAAACATATTCTCACAATTGCTTTTGTTTGGAGAGAGGCTGGTGTGAAATCACTGAAGCTTGGTTTGCGGCTATTTTGTACTGTTCTTGTCCAGAGCCTTGTggtggggaagggagtggggtCTCAGGAGTTgctaaaaaagaatcagagaattgTATGTAATGGTGACAGTCACCCTGGCCCGGCCTAGTAAGCCCTGCATGACACCCATATGCATTATTCCATTTTGGagatattatcatatatatgaagATCATATATAAAGTATGATTATCTAATCCGTTATGAGCTCACTGAGGTGCTATTGGAGTTGCACggccctcttccctcccagaTAGCATCCAAACGGAATAGAGATGCTTAAACTTCTTCATAGTCACTCAACAGTCACGTACTGTCTTTCTTAATAGCATTTATGAGCATTTGACTCTCTCACAAACCCAgcagaaaaaaagttaatgaagaGTATGAACAGAATGccaggttgttgttttttttcaaatctttgaaaACAACTGTACaatttttacaatgaaaaatgcacataaaatatatttggtttgGATTCCACTGACTCAAACATAATAGACGACATACAAAGTTAAGACATTTTGCAAGTGCTTTGAAACCTATATCGGaattaaaaacatctgaaaaatacTGGCATTTTGCTTCAAAATTATTCTATTACAGTTGAGCTCACCCATCCCTTCCTCATCAAAGAGCAAGCCCAAGTAATTGAAAAAAGAAGTTACAGTGTGAATACTTCATTGTCTAGAATAGTATTTCCTCCTATTGCAAACTTTtactatattataaaataatctgGGAGCTAgcttagatttttaatttttttaaacttgaaatattttaatattcacattGATTTTAATTCCATATTTAACAGAACGAATAGAAAATGTTTGATAATCAGCCTGAGGCACTGCAAACTgtatagacttttttttcaaaatagcttttaaaaattgatacaaaaataagaacactTCCTTTTTGCCTGATCTTTCACATATTGACTTTATATCATTAAATATGGTTGGAAACAACATATTTACATACAGTTTAATTAACAAAAGAATAAccatatttgctttaaaattttttttctggatatttgGGATGAATCTAAGACTGCCAGGACCTGCTCTAAAAGGCCAGGAAAATACACATGAACTTAAATTTATTTGGTGTGTATgtgtaatgttttgttttgcataaaaTATAAACTCTTCCAAATAGGTGCTAACAGAGGAAATTTTTCCTTTACAAATGGATTCTCATAAATATTGTGTTGaaagaggtaaaataaaaatgagaaatgtgatGTGATTTTAAATAGATTAGGGTCAgcaaatatgcttttaaaagtactagaaaactaacatttaaaaagtacaagatTCAACCACCAGCAGAATTGTTAAACGTTCTTGCCAGCCAATGCCTATAATGTTTAATATGTTgttaaagtgttttgttttctgggtttatGAATAACTAATCCCTAAGAGAGATGACGTTGGACTTGCCCTGTCTACTCTTGACTATGAAAGGAACATGGTAACATTTGCTTTGCAAGGATGGTCCCAAATTGATGTCTTTCAAACACATTTCAAGTTCTGTTTCCATAATATGAGTTatgttttaacaattttatttctgcctttatcATGTAGTCAAAGAACTTTGTGTTTCGGACACTATTTACACATAGGTTTACCAGGGGCTGTATCTAAAAGGCAACAGGGTTAATACCCATTTCTGTGGCCTCCACTTTCCCTACACCACTAGGTAGCAGTCAGGTGGTACTTACTAAATTGTCACATTTGTTTGAACATTTCCATGAAACCACACTGTAATTAGTTGCTGAGGGCTACTATAAATTCAGTAGGTAATATAGACACACATAATAATTATATCACAATAACTCAAGGAATCTCAGTGAGTTAGCTGGTTTAGTGTTAAGAGGAGATAGATCAAAGGAGATAGATCAAAGGTAAATGTGGGAATACTAAGTATAAACTCAGAAACAATCCTaggtattttgtcaaatacagatttttatctCTGGAGTAGCttctgaaaaatagaatttttgtgtaatttttgttAAATCTGCAATATTATCATATTAACTTTGCTACTAACCCCTACTATTTATGTAATCATTTTAGTTCCAAAGTGTTTTCCCAGTGGCCCTCACTTTGCACAAATCTGACATGCATGGATTTCAGTTATTACAGCTTGGATAAATAGCACCAGTCTGGCAAAAACATGGCTCAAATTTCATTTAGCCTGGTAACTCACAATTAACTGTGAGTAACTGCATAAATACAAACTTCACTGCTAACTCTTCGGTCTACATGAATCACCTCAGTAACAGATGTGTATTGTGATCAGTAACCAATCACATCACATCTTTAAGTCTGTCTGGGATGTCACTGAACATATTTTATTCAGTTCATGTACTGACAACTAAGTGTGTAGTTGTGTTGCCTCCTCATCTCCTAGTGATAAATTCTCATGACATTTTGCAAAAAAATGGACAATTAAAACAgaattggcaaaaaataaataaaagaaaagaagcaaaaagtgaCAATGCAGGAAGTGAATGGAACACGGATGGAGCTGCAGAAGAAATAGTTCCCCTGGGAATGCAGACACTGCTGCTCTTTGAGTCTCTAAATCTGCATTCtgtgaaatcttgctgtttgcaataacgtggatggagctagagtgtgttatgctaagtgaaataagccaatcagagaaagacaaataccatatgatttcattcatatgtggagtttacgaaacaaaacagatgaacatataacatgggaaggtggggggaagagaagagagggaaacaaatcacaggagactcttaatgatagagaacaaactgagggttgatgggggggggtggggagatggctagaagggtgatgggtactaaaaagggcacttgtgatgagcactgggttttgtgtGTAAGTGaggaattactgaattctactcctgaaaccaatactgcactgtatgttaactgaagtttaaattaaaacaataaaaataaatctgcattCTGGGTCTTAGTGAAGGTAAAGTGATGGACATTAGTGAAAAAAACTTCATATTAAATAATTTCTCAGAGATATTTCAGACATGGAAATTGCGAAGGGTAAAATCTTGGAAGCTGATCCAAACTTCCCAAAAGAGTAAAATTCATCAAGGCATAGAAAAGATGCTCATTTCCACTTGCAATTTAGAACAGAGGAAAGCAGGACGCACTGTTGAAACTATacttcataatttttcataatttttttacagatttttaaaaaatgtttttttatttattctgagagagaaagaggggacacaaaaggggaggggcagagagagagggagagggaaaatcccaagcaggcttcacgctgtcagcacagagcctgacgtggggctcaagagtcagacgcttaaccaactgagccatccaggcactccttcttgataattttttaacaaacaaacaaataaaaacatgtgaATTCTCATTGTATCTAATGCTTACATTACAGTGTCTTAAATAGATATTaggattattgttattattcagCTTCACTATAGAGTTACAACCTGTAGTTAGGAGAGTTCTTAATGTTTCAgcaaacacttttatttattcatttttaaatgtttattttaagatagagagagaaagggagaaagcatgagcactcacacacacacacacacacacacacacgtgagaacagggtagggacagagagagagagggagagagaggatcccaagcaggctccgtgctgtcagtgcagagtccaacatggggcttgatctcacaaaccatgagatcgtgacctgagctgaaaccaagagtctgatgcttaaccaactgagccacccagccaccccggcaaacatttttaaaggtcacAATCAACTATAATTTTCCTATTGATTATTAAGATTTCCTTGCACGCTTCCGGCTTGCACAGTCCTTTTCACAGCCCTGCACTACCAGGCCAAACCAGGACTGCCTGTACATTCTGTTTTATGCACTCACATCCAATTTTAGGGAGCAAACCCATGATCCCTAGGAGAACAAGGACTTGCTGAATATCACAATCTCCCACAGTGGAGTCCTACAGAGGAAACTGCACCTAAATTTTTCTATTGCTGGGTACTGATAGATTCTTTCCCCAAATTCCACTTTTTcttaattaagtttaaaaaatattatggttGGCAAAATACTTACAGATCTGGTCTGTATGAACCAGTGTTGACATGGGACCTAAAAGTATAGTTTGTCCAGTTAATGGATCTTGAGACAAATGTGGGTGCACCGGATGATGGAGATGGCTGGCGTCATTGGAAGCACCTACAGAAGATAAAAAGATGCTTGCGTTAGTGACATTTAATCAGCGACAGCAAGTTTACCTTGCAACACACGCTTTGATTGACAGCTGGAATATTGCTATTTTTGCAAAGTGCTTTTTgggatttcaaaaataaattaatagaactGCTGCCATATTAAGGACAATGTCAGCTTTCACTGTGCATTGGCTAGATTAATGTTGTATCATGTTATGTTGTATATTAATAATGGACCTTGTGTGCTGTTTCCTGGAATCATTAGGTTTGCTGCCTGTTGTTAAGGCAATTCCAAGAATCACTTACCTCAAGTTTATAGTATTTGGGATCACACTAATAGCATAAACaacttttatttcagaaagatGTCATTAGAAACACATTAAGCAccagaaaactaaaactaaaataaaataaaataaagtgattttacaaggaaatttaatttagatcagaacacaaaataaatgatttcttaaCTTATTCCTGACATTTATTGCAGCAATGAAATCtcatttttcccttctcattGTGTTATGTCAATTAATTATTTCAGGAGCAAAGTGTTTAGTTTTAAGGTAtttactagaaatatttttaggttCTGTTGCCATGCTGGTATCCTTGAGCTTTTAAAGGAGTCATGgcatagaaaaatataatacacCCCTAGgagtcctaaaaataaaaaatccatttctATTCACCATATTTGAAAGGATAGACTGAGGCAAGAAGAACTGCGTGGGACAAAGATGGCAGAGACTAGTAAGAATGAGGATTTCAATATGTTCAAGTATTTTTGTCTCCATCAAATGGGTTTTGCAGActttctaaatgttaaaaaaaaaaaaaaatgaatccactATGtcacagacaaaaaataaatatattctgctCCAGAAACCAATACTACCTATGTATGCTAACTAAgttgaattcaaataaataaaataaaataaaaaaacttggaggaagataaataaacaaacaaacaagtcaaCCTACTACAGACTGCAAtgctaataaataataaattcttataTGTACTCACCACCCAGTAACATTTCCTGAAGTAAGTTGTCAATTTTAACCATCCCAAAAAGTTTAACGAATTGTATTTGCTCAATCATTTGCCAGGTGATGCTCTGCAGCGTGGGCAGGAGCAAGAGCAGCTCTCCAAACCTCCCCCGGGAGTCATATTGCCTGTCATTGATGTAGTCCTCCAAACTGAGCTGCACTTGGAACCGCATGTTCTTAATCTTTACCGGGTCGCTTAGCCCTTTTGCatctaagaaaggaagaaaaggggcaaTCTAAGAGATCGCATCTTGCTAGAGTGTGAGAGAAAACATTCCAATATTAAATAAtggttaattttcattttaattgttgtttAATGGAAATCTGAAAACAAACCTGGATCAAAAAATACAATTGCCTTCAAACAAGCATATTCATTGTCATCAATCTGAATTTCTTGAAATGGTCGTACCAACTCGTCTAGAACCCGGTTGGCCACGCGGCTGATCTCAATTTCACTGCTGTTGCGGTGAATTACGTAGTTGTTtcctaggaggaaaaaaaaaaaaaaaaagatcagcacACCCCAACAAAAGATTGTCAGATATGATTTAagttttcacaaataaatattttaaacgtTTCTTCCCTTGAAGGAATAGGAATAGTACTTTCTTTCAGtagtggattggaagaataaatattgttaaaatgtcaatactgcaaagctctctacacattcaatgcaatcccaatcaaattgcaccagcattcttctcgaagctagaacaagcaatcctaaaatttgtatggaaccacaaaagaccccgaatagccaaagtaattttgaagaagaagaccaaagctggaggcatcacaatcccagactttagcctctactacaaagctgtcatcatcaagacagcatggtattggcacaaaaacagacacatagaccaatggaatagaatagaaatcccagaattagacccacaaaagtatggccaactaatctttgacaaagcaggaaggaatatccaatggaaaaaaagacagtctccttaacaaatggtgctgggagaactggacagcaacatgcagaaggatgaaactagaccactttcttacaacattcacaaaaataaactcaaaatggataaaggacctgaatgcgagacaggaaatcatcaaaaccctagagaagaaagcaggaaaaaaacctctctgacctcagccacagcaatttcttacttgacacatccccaaaggcaagggaaataaaagcaaaaatgaactattgggacctcatcaagatgaaaagcttctgcactgccaaggaaacaatgaagaaaactaaaaggcaaccgacggaatggggaaagatatttgcaaatgacatatcaggcaaagggccagtatccaaaatctataaagaacccacaaaactccacacacaaaaaaacaaataatccagtgaagaaatgggcagaagacatgaatagacacttctctaaagaagacatccagatggccaacaggcacatgagaagatgctcaacgtcgctcctcatcagggaaatacaaatcaaaaccacactcagatatcacctcacaccagtcagagtggccaaaatgaacaaatcaggagactatagatgctggagaggatgtggagaaccgggaaccctcttgcaccgttggtgggaatgcaaactggtgcagccgctctggaaaacag includes:
- the HNF4G gene encoding hepatocyte nuclear factor 4-gamma isoform X2, with protein sequence MNTTDNGVNCLCAICGDRATGKHYGASSCDGCKGFFRRSIRKSHVYSCRFSRQCVVDKDKRNQCRYCRLRKCFRAGMKKEAVQNERDRISTRRSTFDGSNIPSINTLAQAEIRSRQISVSSPGASTDINVKKIASISDVCESMKQQLLVLVEWAKYIPAFCELPLDDQVALLRAHAGEHLLLGATKRSMVYKDILLLGNNYVIHRNSSEIEISRVANRVLDELVRPFQEIQIDDNEYACLKAIVFFDPDAKGLSDPVKIKNMRFQVQLSLEDYINDRQYDSRGRFGELLLLLPTLQSITWQMIEQIQFVKLFGMVKIDNLLQEMLLGGASNDASHLHHPVHPHLSQDPLTGQTILLGPMSTLVHTDQISTPETPLPSPPQGSGQEQYKIAANQASVISHQPLSKQKQL